The following proteins are encoded in a genomic region of Brachypodium distachyon strain Bd21 chromosome 1, Brachypodium_distachyon_v3.0, whole genome shotgun sequence:
- the LOC100830478 gene encoding protein ALTERED XYLOGLUCAN 4-like — MAPFPVSPPSSGGGKQAGAVIGSPRSSLQRSSSECNVVVQRNIKSSLLLLLAISAVFAFSILYSSRNLTVATMAGEAVTQGPLLAALDMGRMVHDDEAVDGPAGPDTDVNEQRGGPADDVSLPAANDPSAAAVVAPAPSTADQTAGLSMQLEEKCDISMGKWVKEPKGPVYTNLTCPMLPDYKNCQKYGKDTGHLYWRWQPDGCDLPRFSPARFLDVVRGKRLAFIGDSLARNQMDSLLCLLSQAETPAEVYSDALDKFGTWHFPAHNFTLTVMWTEFYAHAEPVLDSSGKPTASFHIHLDRLGADWTSRLRDLDYAVISGGNWFFRVNYLWEGGRLVGCLNCGGKGNLTQFGVADAVRRVVRAAIEGIAKCKDCKSGLVTILRTYSPDHFEHGSWFSGGYCNRTQPLEEREVSFESVGWELRKVQREEVRRAMRKENLASGAGKRYFGVMDVTKAMMMRADGHPDRHYDKRWVRNGSDCLHWCLPGPVDMWNGVLLQRLAEIDPAPLPIDRGEVVN, encoded by the exons ATGGCGCCATTTCCCgtctctcctccttcctcgggCGGCGGTAAACAAGCTGGTGCAGTAATAGGCAGTCCAAGATCATCGCtgcagaggagcagcagcgagTGCAACGTGGTGGTGCAGAGGAACATCAAGTcctcgctgctgctcctgctggcGATCTCCGCCGTCTTCGCCTTCTCCATCCTCTACTCGTCTCGTAACCTGACCGTGGCGACCATGGCCGGCGAAGCGGTGACGCAGGGACCCTTGCTCGCAGCCCTTGACATGGGCCGTATGGTGCATGACGACGAGGCCGTTGATGGGCCAGCCGGCCCAGACACGGACGTGAATGAACAGCGCGGCGGACCCGCAGATGACGTCTCCTTGCCGGCGGCGAACGACCCATCGGCTGCTGCAGTAGTAGCCCCTGCACCGAGCACAGCTGACCAAACAGCTGGTCTAA GTATGCAGCTTGAGGAGAAATGCGACATTTCCATGGGGAAATGGGTGAAGGAGCCGAAAGGTCCGGTGTACACCAATCTGACGTGCCCGATGCTGCCGGACTACAAGAACTGCCAGAAGTACGGCAAGGACACGGGCCACCTCTACTGGCGTTGGCAGCCCGACGGGTGCGACCTGCCGCGGTTCTCCCCGGCGCGGTTCCTCGACGTCGTCCGCGGGAAGCGGCTCGCCTTCATCGGCGACTCTCTGGCCCGCAACCAGATGGACTCCCTGCTCTGCCTCCTGTCGCAGGCCGAGACGCCAGCGGAAGTGTACTCGGACGCGCTGGACAAGTTCGGGACGTGGCATTTCCCGGCGCACAACTTCACGCTGACGGTGATGTGGACGGAGTTCTACGCGCACGCCGAGCCGGTCCTGGACTCGTCCGGGAAGCCGACGGCCTCGTTCCACATCCACCTGGACCGGCTCGGCGCCGACTGGACGAGCCGGCTGCGGGACCTGGACTACGCCGTCATCTCCGGCGGCAACTGGTTCTTCCGCGTCAACTACCTCTGGGAAGGGGGGCGGCTCGTGGGCTGCCTCAACTGCGGCGGCAAGGGGAACCTGACCCAATTCGGCGTCGCGGACGCCGTCCGCCGCGTCGTGAGAGCCGCCATCGAGGGCATCGCCAAGTGCAAGGACTGCAAGAGCGGCCTCGTGACGATCCTGCGGACTTACTCGCCGGACCACTTCGAGCACGGCTCGTGGTTCAGCGGCGGGTACTGCAACAGGACGCAGCCCCTGGAGGAGCGCGAGGTGAGCTTTGAGAGCGTCGGGTGGGAGCTGAGGAAGGTGCAGAGGGAGGAAGTGAGGCGGGCGATGAGGAAGGAGAACTTGGCGAGCGGGGCCGGGAAGAGGTACTTCGGGGTGATGGACGTGACCAAGGCGATGATGATGCGCGCCGACGGGCACCCTGATAGACACTATGACAAGCGGTGGGTGAGGAACGGCAGCGACTGCCTGCACTGGTGCCTGCCGGGGCCGGTGGACATGTGGAACGGCGTGCTGCTCCAGAGGCTCGCCGAGATCGATCCCGCACCGCTGCCGATCGATCGTGGTGAGGTGGTCAATTAG
- the LOC100830787 gene encoding probable galactinol--sucrose galactosyltransferase 4, giving the protein MAPPNESKATEAEIAAEAMADTPPSTFFSLQNGNLTVGHGGKAAVLLSDLPENVTLSPFELDLSSSESSSEAPEQLVKRATAAAHRGAFLGFTAPEPTDRATCRLGRLRGPRRFLSVFRFKTWWSTMWAGERGRDLQPETQWVLLDAPELGPSGCVLLLPLIQNNFRSAIFPSIDKEDGGVILCAESGSPSVTAADFRRIAYVHAGHDPYTVMREAFLAARVHLGTFMLAEEKTLPAMARRFGWCTWDAFYLTVDPAGVWRGVSELAEAGVPPRFVIIDDGWQSVNRDEDPPGRDAPGLVLGGDQMTARLYRFDECERFRRYREGGLKAFVKDMKRRFPDLDDVYVWQALCGAWGGVRPGATRLDARVVPARLSPSLAGTMSDLAVDRIVEGGIGLVPPGQAGGLYEASHSYLAGAGVTGVKVDVAHALEYVCSAHGGRVALARAYYAALSGSISAHFCGSGIIASMQQCNDFFFLGASREVAMARVGDDFWFDDPDGDPMGVYWLQGAHAVNCAYNSLWMGQCVRPDWDMFMSDHACAAFHAATRAICGGPVYVSDSLGGHDFKLLRRLAFQDGTVPLCLHYALPTRDCLFKNPLFDQHTALKIWNLNKFGGVIGAFNCQGAGWDPAEHRVRGYPHCYKLISGEVRPADVEWGQREDTSAMANATEYAVFRSQSEDLLLVTPQSDPIRVTLQPSSFELFTFAPVTRITGVGSDEKKFAPIGLVDMMNCGGTIVDVEYGDSGEVRMKVKGEGRVVAYSNVRPKRILVDGCEATFELGNGGKLVVGVSWKKENDGVSDVVFCY; this is encoded by the exons ATGGCGCCGCCGAACGAGTCGAAGGCGACGGAAGCTGAGATCGCCGCCGAAGCCATGGCCGACACGCCGCCGTCCACCTTCTTCTCCCTGCAGAACGGCAACCTCACCGTTGGCCACGGCGGCAAGGCGGCCGTCCTCCTCTCTGATCTGCCGGAGAACGTCACGCTCTCCCCTTTCGAGCTCGACCTGTCGTCGTCCGAGTCCAGCTCCGAGGCgccggagcagctggtgaagcgcgccacggcggcggcccacCGGGGCGCGTTCCTGGGCTTCACGGCGCCGGAGCCCACGGACCGCGCGACATGCCGCCTGGGCCGGCTCCGAGGCCCGCGGAGGTTCCTGAGCGTGTTCCGGTTCAAGACGTGGTGGAGCACGATGTGGGCCGGGGAGCGCGGCCGGGACCTGCAGCCGGAAACCCAGTGGGTGCTCCTCGACGCCCCCGAGCTCGGCCCCAGCGGCTGCGTGCTCCTGCTCCCGCTCATCCAGAACAACTTCCGCTCCGCCATCTTCCCCTCCATCGAcaaggaagacggcggcgtaATCCTCTGCGCCGAGAGCGGGTCTCCGTCGGTCACAGCCGCCGATTTCCGCCGAATAGCCTACGTGCACGCGGGCCACGACCCTTACACCGTCATGCGCGaggccttcctcgccgccaggGTGCACCTCGGCACGTTCATGCTGGCGGAGGAGAAGACGctgccggccatggcgcggcGGTTCGGGTGGTGCACGTGGGACGCCTTCTACCTGACAGTGGACCCGGCGGGAGTCTGGCGTGGCGTGTCCGAGCTTGCCGAAGCCGGCGTGCCGCCCCGGTTCGTCATCATCGACGACGGCTGGCAGAGCGTGAACCGCGACGAGGACCCGCCGGGCCGCGACGCGCCAGGgctcgtcctcggcggcgaccaGATGACGGCGCGCCTCTACCGCTTCGACGAGTGCGAGCGCTTCCGCCGGTACAGGGAAGG GGGGCTAAAGGCGTTCGTCAAGGACATGAAGCGGCGGTTCCCGGACCTTGACGACGTGTACGTGTGGCAGGCGCTATGCGGCGCCTGGGGCGGGGTGCGTCCGGGCGCGACAAGGCTGGACGCGCGCGTCGTCCCGGCGCGCCTCTCGCCGTCCCTGGCGGGCACCATGAGCGACCTGGCCGTGGACCGGATCGTGGAAGGCGGCATCGGGCTCGTGCCCCCCGGCCAGGCCGGGGGTCTCTACGAGGCCTCGCATTCCTACCTGGCCGGGGCCGGGGTCACGGGCGTCAAGGTGGACGTGGCCCACGCGCTGGAGTACGTCTGCTCGGCccacggcggccgcgtcgCGCTCGCCAGGGCCTACTACGCGGCCCTCTCCGGGTCCATCTCGGCCCACTTCTGCGGGTCCGGGATCATCGCCAGCATGCAGCAGTGCAAcgacttcttcttcctcggcgcgTCGCGGGAGGTGGCCATGGCGCGCGTGGGGGACGACTTCTGGTTCGACGACCCGGACGGCGACCCCATGGGCGTCTACTGGCTGCAGGGCGCGCACGCCGTCAACTGCGCCTACAACAGCCTGTGGATGGGCCAGTGCGTGCGCCCGGACTGGGACATGTTCATGTCCGACCACGCCTGCGCCGCATTCCACGCCGCCACACGGGCCATCTGCGGCGGCCCCGTCTACGTCAGCGACTCGCTCGGCGGCCATGATTTCAAGCTGCTCCGGAGGCTCGCATTCCAAGACGGCACCGTGCCCCTGTGCCTGCACTACGCGCTCCCCACCAGAGACTGCCTCTTCAAGAACCCACTCTTTGATCAGCACACCGCCCTCAAGATTTGGAACCTCAACAAG TTTGGAGGGGTCATTGGGGCATTCAACTGCCAGGGAGCAGGGTGGGACCCAGCCGAGCACCGTGTCCGAGGCTACCCGCATTGCTACAAGCTGATCTCCGGTGAGGTCCGGCCAGCCGACGTCGAGTGGGGCCAGAGGGAAGACACCTCTGCTATGGCCAATGCCACAGAGTATGCAGTCTTCAGAAGCCAATCTGAAGACCTTCTCCTAGTGACACCACAGTCTGACCCAATCCGCGTCACCCTCCAACCATCATCATTTGAGCTCTTCACGTTTGCTCCAGTCACAAGGATCACCGGCGTTGGAAGTGATGAGAAGAAGTTCGCACCGATCGGGCTAGTGGACATGATGAACTGCGGCGGCACCATCGTCGATGTGGAGTACGGTGACAGCGGGGAGGTGAGGATGAAGGTGAAAGGAGAAGGGAGGGTGGTCGCGTACTCAAATGTGAGGCCAAAGAGGATTTTGGTCGACGGCTGTGAGGCTACATTTGAATTGGGAAATGGCGGGAAGCTAGTGGTTGGCGTGTCTTGGAAGAAGGAGAATGATGGTGTCTCTGATGTAGTCTTCTGTTACTAG